The DNA region GCGCATCAGCCCGGCAGATTACCGCGATTATTCCATACTTTGGATACTCACGCCAAGATCACAAAACGACGGGGCGTGAACCGATCAGTGCGAAACTCGTCGCGAATCTCTTGACGACCGCTGGGGCAAGTCGCGTCATGGCTATTGATCTACACGTGCCACAGATACAAGGTTTCTTTGATATTCCTATGGATCACTTGACCGCCCTAACGACCTTGACAAATTACTTCCGCGAGAAGCAGGTTGAAAATGGTGTAATTGTGGCACCTGATGCAGGTCGCGCTAAATTAGCAGAGAAATATGCGGATATCCTTGGACTTCCGTTAGCCATCATGCACAAGCGGCGAACCGGCGTTGATGGACAGGGCGTCAAATTCGTCGAACTTGTTGGGGATGTCAAAGGCAAAACTCCAATTATCACCGACGATGAAATACAAACAGGGGGGACGATTCGCCAACAAGCCATAGCCTTGGCAGAGGCGGGGGCAGAACCAGCTTATGTATGTATCGCACACCCTATATTGGTTGGTCCAGCGTTAGAACGGCTTAATCATCCAGCGATTCGCGAAGTGGTCACCACCAATACGATCCCCGTTCCTGCTGAAAAGCAACTGGATGGGAAAGTTAAGGTACTTTCTATCGCCCCACTCCTCTCTCAAGCCATATTGAGAGTACATCAGCACCGATCGGTGAGTCAGGTCTTCCGGGATCAGCAGCTTGATTTTCCTGTCTAATTTGTGGGTCCCCCAACTCGCGTGATGGACAGGCGGACACATGGGCAAAAAACCGATACTCTATCTCAGCCATTGCGGTTCAAGCATCGGCGGGGGTGAAAAGCAGCTTGCGTATCTCGTTGCGAATATTGACCGAGCGCGCTATCGTCCCCTCGTCGTTTGTCCTGACGATGGTGTTTTTGTGGAACATTTGAGGGATATCGATATTCCGACAGTGGTTCTGGAGCTCCCGCCGTGGCGGAAAGCGCGATCGTTGATAACGAGGTACAGTGCCGCCAAAAAATTAGTCGTGCTTGCTAAGACACACAACGCGCACCTTGTCCATACCTCTGATTCGTGGTTGAATCCATATCTGTGGTTTCTCAAAAAGCGGTTGAAAGTCCCTGTTGTTTCACATGTGCGGAACCTCCTTACGTCGGATCAGGTCCGGAAATACAGGTTTGATCGAATGGACAGGACTATCGCCATCTCGGAGGTGAGCAAAATCCCGCTGATTCAAGCTGGGATTGATGCGCGAAAGGTTGATGTCATATACAATTGTGTTGATTTATCCGTTTTTCAACCTGCGTATGGACCCGCACATCCGGGGGAATATGTCGTCGGTATCGTGGGTAGAATTGAACCCTTTAAACGCCAAAAGGCGTTTGTTGAGATAGCCGCCAAAGCCGCTGCGCAATGCAAGAAGGTTCGGTTTCAGGTCATTGGTGCTGCACTGGATACACCAGAGCATCGCATATACGAGCAGAAAGTCCGGCAGTTGGTAGCCAAATATGGATTACAGGAATTCATCCACTTTGCTGGGCACCGCACGGATATGCCTACTGCAATGCAGGAACTTGACCTCCTCGTAACCCTTTCAGCCGGGAGCGTCATTGCCGAGGCGATGGCGACTGGTAAGCCTGTCATCGGTACACCTATCGGTAGCACGGCTGAGATGATTGTTCACGGGGTAACGGGATACATT from Candidatus Poribacteria bacterium includes:
- a CDS encoding ribose-phosphate pyrophosphokinase, coding for MSPLIDQHVNDDFRLFAGSANPALAKEIAAILGVELGKITIEPFPNLETRVQIEESIRGTDIYVVQPTSQPANENLMELLITIDAMKRASARQITAIIPYFGYSRQDHKTTGREPISAKLVANLLTTAGASRVMAIDLHVPQIQGFFDIPMDHLTALTTLTNYFREKQVENGVIVAPDAGRAKLAEKYADILGLPLAIMHKRRTGVDGQGVKFVELVGDVKGKTPIITDDEIQTGGTIRQQAIALAEAGAEPAYVCIAHPILVGPALERLNHPAIREVVTTNTIPVPAEKQLDGKVKVLSIAPLLSQAILRVHQHRSVSQVFRDQQLDFPV
- a CDS encoding glycosyltransferase family 4 protein, which codes for MGKKPILYLSHCGSSIGGGEKQLAYLVANIDRARYRPLVVCPDDGVFVEHLRDIDIPTVVLELPPWRKARSLITRYSAAKKLVVLAKTHNAHLVHTSDSWLNPYLWFLKKRLKVPVVSHVRNLLTSDQVRKYRFDRMDRTIAISEVSKIPLIQAGIDARKVDVIYNCVDLSVFQPAYGPAHPGEYVVGIVGRIEPFKRQKAFVEIAAKAAAQCKKVRFQVIGAALDTPEHRIYEQKVRQLVAKYGLQEFIHFAGHRTDMPTAMQELDLLVTLSAGSVIAEAMATGKPVIGTPIGSTAEMIVHGVTGYIVPLDSIEKIADKIVELAEDPIQSVRIGQAARRYTEETFGVKTHVQKIQNVYEQLLDTH